The Candidatus Brocadiaceae bacterium genome has a segment encoding these proteins:
- the gap gene encoding type I glyceraldehyde-3-phosphate dehydrogenase, with product MTIKVGINGFGRIGRLVFRAMMQREGFEVAAVNDLGSAEALGYLLKYDTVHGRYPGTVQVQGENLVVDGKTIPVLSERSPKALPWGDMGVYFAVESTGVFRSRSGPKGGYGDHIEAGAKKVLLTVPAKDNVDATIVLGVNDQALKAEHTCISNASCTTNCLAPVAKVLDDQFGIKHGLMTTCHGFTNDQVTCDQLHSDLARGRAASMNIIPTSTGAAKAIGSVIPSLDGKLNGLALRVPVADGSVVDLVAELGTATTAEAVNAAMRAAAEGPMKGILSYVEDPIVSSDVIGDAHSSVFAAKQTMVIGGTMVKVVSWYDNEWGYSNRVVDLMAKAAAM from the coding sequence ATGACGATCAAGGTGGGAATCAACGGATTCGGCAGAATCGGTCGGCTCGTCTTCCGCGCGATGATGCAGCGCGAGGGCTTCGAGGTGGCGGCCGTCAACGACCTGGGCAGCGCCGAGGCACTGGGCTACCTGCTGAAGTATGACACGGTGCACGGGCGCTATCCGGGCACGGTCCAGGTGCAGGGCGAGAACCTGGTCGTGGACGGCAAGACGATTCCGGTCCTCAGCGAGCGCAGCCCGAAGGCCCTGCCGTGGGGCGACATGGGCGTCTACTTCGCCGTCGAGTCCACCGGCGTGTTCCGTTCCCGTTCCGGCCCGAAGGGCGGCTACGGCGATCACATCGAAGCCGGCGCGAAGAAGGTGCTCCTGACGGTGCCCGCGAAGGACAACGTCGACGCAACGATCGTTCTGGGAGTGAACGACCAGGCCCTGAAGGCCGAGCACACCTGCATCTCCAACGCCTCGTGCACGACCAACTGCCTGGCCCCCGTCGCCAAGGTCCTCGACGACCAGTTCGGGATCAAGCACGGCCTGATGACCACCTGCCACGGGTTCACGAATGACCAGGTCACCTGCGACCAGCTCCACTCGGACCTGGCCCGCGGCCGTGCGGCGTCGATGAACATCATCCCGACCTCCACCGGCGCCGCCAAGGCGATCGGCTCGGTCATCCCGTCGCTGGACGGCAAGCTGAACGGCCTGGCGCTGCGTGTGCCGGTCGCCGACGGCTCGGTGGTCGACCTGGTGGCCGAACTCGGGACCGCCACGACGGCCGAGGCCGTCAACGCCGCCATGAGGGCCGCTGCGGAAGGCCCCATGAAGGGCATCCTGAGCTACGTCGAAGACCCGATCGTCAGCAGCGACGTCATCGGCGACGCGCACAGTTCCGTCTTCGCCGCCAAGCAGACGATGGTCATCGGCGGCACGATGGTCAAGGTCGTGTCCTGGTATGACAACGAGTGGGGCTACTCGAACCGCGTCGTGGACCTGATGGCCAAGGCTGCGGCCATGTAA
- a CDS encoding DUF3795 domain-containing protein, translated as MTTVPVDKESVAYCGLYCAACGAHVKGRCPGCHDNQKAAWCKIRSCCRENGYATCADCATYADPRECRKFHNVVSRLFGLIFRSDRRACIRRIREIGRAAYAEGMAADGRHAMRRGGQGIML; from the coding sequence ATGACGACGGTGCCGGTCGACAAGGAGTCGGTCGCGTACTGCGGCCTCTACTGCGCGGCCTGCGGCGCCCACGTGAAGGGCCGCTGCCCGGGCTGCCACGATAACCAGAAGGCCGCGTGGTGCAAGATCCGCTCCTGCTGCCGGGAAAACGGCTACGCCACCTGCGCCGACTGTGCGACGTACGCCGATCCGCGCGAATGCCGGAAGTTCCACAACGTCGTGAGCCGCCTCTTCGGCCTCATCTTCCGTTCCGACCGCCGGGCCTGCATCCGGCGCATACGGGAGATCGGCCGAGCGGCTTATGCCGAGGGGATGGCGGCCGACGGCCGGCACGCCATGCGCCGTGGAGGCCAGGGCATCATGCTGTAA
- a CDS encoding HD domain-containing protein produces MRARKLRDAVHKDIYLDPGEMAALDTPQMQRLRGIRQLGAAYQVYPSAQHTRFEHCLGACWMAKRIVEQIERSGDFAFPEVHKRAVFLASLVHDVTHIPFGHTFEDERRLLDRHDHSRSRFRLLLGGGELRERLEATEEGRLALQLLEPGRAVPPRLEGLRQIVSGTICADLLDYLKRDNYFCGLSRDFDERVFHYFRIADGRLVIDLRHDGFFRRDALSEVTNLLRIRYVLSERVYYHHAKIAAGVMISKAVERALAGGLTEADLCTLTDEALLHHLGREFGGDEALRELLDGFRMRRLFKRCYMLSRQIGEDAVEDAVRRHHLNENGARDQAERRIADALGAPPHRVAIYCAPAGMALKEADVPVLVPEATLTRLSDLNSDEVQVLKRQHQALWKLYVFLSPAFADRTAEAGAACERVIGFPNELPAEKRGHLL; encoded by the coding sequence ATGCGCGCGCGCAAGCTCCGCGACGCCGTCCACAAGGACATCTACCTCGATCCGGGGGAGATGGCTGCGCTCGATACCCCGCAGATGCAGCGCCTGCGGGGCATCCGCCAGCTCGGCGCCGCCTACCAGGTCTACCCCTCCGCCCAGCACACGCGGTTCGAGCACTGCCTGGGCGCCTGCTGGATGGCCAAGCGCATCGTGGAGCAGATCGAGCGTTCGGGCGACTTCGCCTTCCCTGAGGTCCACAAGCGCGCCGTCTTCCTGGCCTCGCTCGTGCACGACGTCACGCACATCCCGTTCGGCCACACCTTCGAGGACGAGCGCCGGCTGCTGGACCGCCACGACCACAGCCGTTCGCGGTTTCGGCTTCTCCTGGGGGGCGGCGAGCTGCGCGAGCGCCTGGAGGCGACCGAGGAAGGCCGCCTGGCGCTGCAACTGCTCGAACCCGGCCGGGCCGTGCCGCCCAGGCTGGAGGGGCTGCGCCAGATCGTCAGCGGCACCATCTGCGCCGACCTGCTCGACTACCTGAAGCGCGACAACTACTTCTGCGGGCTCTCGCGCGACTTCGACGAGCGCGTCTTCCATTACTTCCGCATCGCCGACGGCCGGCTGGTGATCGACCTGCGCCACGACGGCTTCTTCCGCCGCGACGCCCTCAGCGAGGTCACCAACCTGCTGCGCATCCGCTACGTCCTGAGCGAGCGCGTCTACTACCACCACGCCAAGATCGCCGCCGGCGTCATGATCTCGAAGGCCGTGGAGCGGGCGCTGGCCGGCGGGCTGACCGAGGCGGACCTGTGCACCCTGACCGACGAGGCGCTGCTCCATCACCTGGGGCGGGAGTTCGGGGGCGATGAGGCACTGCGCGAGCTTCTGGACGGCTTCCGCATGCGGCGGCTCTTCAAGCGCTGCTACATGCTCTCGCGCCAGATCGGAGAGGACGCCGTCGAGGATGCCGTCCGCCGCCACCACCTCAACGAGAACGGCGCCCGGGACCAGGCCGAGCGGCGCATCGCCGACGCGCTCGGCGCGCCCCCGCACCGCGTGGCCATCTACTGCGCGCCCGCCGGCATGGCGCTCAAGGAGGCCGACGTGCCCGTCCTGGTGCCCGAGGCGACGCTGACGCGCCTCTCGGACCTGAACAGCGACGAGGTGCAGGTGCTCAAGCGACAGCACCAGGCGCTCTGGAAGCTCTACGTCTTCCTCTCCCCCGCCTTCGCGGACCGCACCGCCGAAGCGGGGGCCGCATGTGAGCGGGTCATCGGCTTCCCCAACGAACTCCCGGCCGAGAAGCGCGGACACCTGCTGTAG
- a CDS encoding helix-turn-helix domain-containing protein has protein sequence MIQVLSRALGILEELSARESGSVKELAASSGLKKSTLCNILKTLAQLGYVTRSGRGTYRLGPRLGQIARPQLQKEALARFGREAVLALADATGESAQLVVLRDGERYVLAETRSRHDLIVNTVVLGITAAGSATGRAILAHRGEEEVRDALQRAGGEAEPLGALKAALQEVRENGLSEYHPRGRDVVALGVPVFCGAEAVAALGVYLPSVRFRGKHRADVIESLRRAGKNLSVRLSSEAGGQAA, from the coding sequence ATGATCCAGGTTCTGAGCCGGGCGCTGGGGATACTCGAGGAGCTGTCGGCGCGGGAATCCGGCTCCGTCAAGGAGCTTGCAGCGTCCAGCGGGCTCAAGAAGAGCACGCTCTGCAACATCCTGAAGACGCTCGCGCAGCTCGGCTACGTGACGAGGTCGGGGCGCGGCACCTATCGGCTGGGGCCGAGGCTCGGGCAGATCGCCCGGCCGCAGCTTCAGAAGGAGGCCCTCGCTCGGTTCGGGCGTGAGGCGGTCCTGGCGCTGGCGGACGCCACAGGCGAGTCGGCCCAGCTCGTCGTGCTTCGCGACGGGGAGCGCTACGTGCTGGCCGAGACCCGCAGCCGGCATGACCTCATTGTGAACACGGTTGTGCTCGGCATCACGGCGGCCGGGTCGGCAACGGGCCGCGCGATCCTCGCCCACCGGGGCGAGGAGGAAGTGAGAGACGCCCTGCAGCGGGCGGGCGGCGAGGCAGAGCCCCTCGGGGCGCTGAAGGCCGCCCTGCAGGAGGTCCGAGAGAACGGGCTCTCGGAGTACCACCCGCGCGGCCGGGACGTGGTGGCGCTGGGCGTGCCCGTCTTCTGCGGTGCGGAGGCCGTGGCCGCCCTGGGCGTCTACCTGCCGAGTGTGCGTTTCCGCGGCAAGCACCGTGCGGACGTGATCGAGTCGCTCAGAAGGGCCGGGAAGAACCTGTCCGTCAGGCTTTCGTCGGAGGCAGGCGGGCAGGCGGCGTAG
- a CDS encoding FAD-dependent oxidoreductase: MDKQRVHEPARDVEIIESADVVVVGGGPGGIPAAVAAARAGAKTVVIERYGILGGLATTCLMGPLFGYAPFGYFDFHQAGSENLLGGIPVEIVRRLQQIGGAPDDNAIDWQAVKFDPELFKFVADDIVEESGAIILLHAYTVNTIVEDRKIKAVVIESKSGRQAVTGKVFIDATGDGDVAFFSGCSYAKGREADGAMLAFGSRFRIGGLRPRTPEEKQQCIDLSKEVIASDEVHMLSASDFEECGSSVRPNESTPDITRRMGDGTDMRDLTRGELQIRKDTMDILNFLKEKVPGFESSYLIDTPFGVGVRETRQIAGKYTLTTDDVAKVRKFPETTVARGCWFFDMHCPLGRCYPGNDFTSAVCTKRCKMAPNCIMKTSYEDHLLDDPYLPKGEYYDIPYGCLVAQDIDNLLISGRCVSASHEAMSSLRVIGTCFAIGEAAGVAAAWSADQDIRPEEVNVSALQNQLRDQGVPL; encoded by the coding sequence ATGGACAAGCAGAGGGTTCACGAGCCGGCACGGGATGTTGAGATCATCGAGTCAGCGGACGTGGTCGTGGTGGGTGGAGGTCCCGGCGGGATCCCCGCTGCGGTCGCCGCCGCTCGGGCGGGCGCGAAGACGGTGGTCATCGAGAGGTACGGCATCCTGGGCGGGCTGGCCACGACATGCCTCATGGGACCGCTCTTCGGCTACGCACCATTCGGGTACTTCGACTTCCATCAGGCGGGTTCGGAGAACCTCCTGGGCGGGATCCCGGTGGAGATCGTGCGGAGGCTCCAGCAGATCGGCGGCGCGCCGGATGACAACGCCATCGACTGGCAAGCGGTGAAGTTCGATCCGGAACTCTTCAAGTTCGTCGCAGACGACATCGTCGAGGAGTCCGGGGCGATCATCCTGCTCCACGCCTACACGGTGAACACGATCGTCGAGGACAGGAAGATCAAAGCGGTCGTCATCGAGAGCAAGTCGGGCCGGCAGGCGGTGACGGGCAAGGTGTTCATCGACGCCACGGGCGACGGCGACGTCGCGTTCTTCAGCGGTTGCTCCTATGCCAAGGGGCGGGAGGCGGACGGCGCCATGCTGGCATTCGGGTCCAGGTTCCGGATCGGCGGCCTCAGGCCCAGGACGCCTGAGGAGAAGCAGCAGTGCATCGATCTCTCGAAGGAAGTCATCGCCAGTGACGAGGTCCACATGCTGTCGGCCAGTGACTTCGAGGAGTGCGGCTCGTCGGTGCGCCCGAACGAGAGCACGCCCGACATCACCCGGCGTATGGGCGACGGCACCGACATGCGGGACCTCACGCGCGGCGAGCTGCAGATCCGCAAGGACACGATGGACATCCTGAACTTCCTGAAGGAGAAGGTGCCCGGCTTCGAGTCCTCGTATCTCATCGACACGCCCTTCGGGGTCGGCGTGCGGGAGACGCGGCAGATCGCGGGGAAGTACACCCTCACCACCGACGACGTGGCCAAGGTAAGGAAGTTCCCGGAGACGACCGTCGCCCGAGGCTGCTGGTTCTTCGACATGCACTGCCCGCTCGGACGCTGCTATCCGGGGAACGATTTCACCTCGGCGGTCTGCACCAAGCGCTGCAAGATGGCGCCCAACTGCATCATGAAGACCAGTTACGAGGACCATCTCCTCGACGACCCCTACCTGCCCAAAGGCGAGTATTACGACATCCCCTACGGGTGCCTCGTGGCGCAGGACATCGACAATCTCCTCATCTCGGGCCGCTGCGTTTCGGCCTCACACGAGGCCATGTCTTCGCTGCGCGTGATCGGCACCTGCTTCGCCATCGGCGAGGCGGCCGGCGTTGCGGCGGCGTGGAGCGCGGATCAGGACATCCGCCCCGAGGAGGTCAACGTAAGCGCATTGCAGAACCAGCTTCGCGACCAGGGGGTGCCGCTATGA